A window of Theileria parva strain Muguga chromosome 4 map unlocalized ctg_529, whole genome shotgun sequence genomic DNA:
TGCTATTGACATCTCTACCAGTTCCGATCTAAAGTAGATTATGGTGATATAAAGCAAACCCAGTAAATGAATACTCCCAGGTATTCCTCAATAAAAAGTACATAATTTTGTGCGTTTTGTGGCAATTCCTCGAaggttttaaattttgaaatgTCTGTTTTCCAGCCAGGCATTGTCTTGTATACTGGCTCGTACTCGTCATATTGGTAACAACAGCTGGGATAACGCCCCTCTTCCAATAATTTTCctaaattgtatataatatcatatataatagtgtatattatattaaatattatattaagtatGAGAGTAGATATATTGTAGTGAATACACTGGTGTACCTACTATTCTATATACGTATATAGCTGGAAACAAGTTTTAATGAAGTAATACCGGTAAGTTTGTGTTTATAGTGGGTGCAAAGTTTAATTTCGTCAAATTGAGATAGTATGTCCAGTTTAGAGAGATTTATGAGATCAAACCCAGAGAAATTCTGCACGTACTTGGCGGCAACGAGGTCAAGCCAGCCACAGCGTCGAACTCTACCAGTTGTGACCCCAAACTCAGCCCCGAATTTTTGTAACTTATTAAAGTTTTCATCTAAACCAATTTTAATTGACTTAACAAATgtttatactattaatatatatatataattgtgtaaatatataatgaatGGAGAAGTACCAAAAAGTTCGGTTGGGAAAGGGCCTTTTCCTACTCTAGTTTGGTAGGCTTTTAAAACTCCAACCTTCAAAATCTTAACATTAGGGTTGATTCCTAGTCCATTGTAAACACCACTTGTTGTTGTGTTACTAGACGTTACATATGGATAAGTTCCTAAATATGTTTGTCAAATGTGATAAGTTATctatatgtatatacataaaaaGCTGAAGTAGGGCTGATTGAGACATGAACAAAGTGATACCTAGAGCCAGGTCTAACAATGAACCGTTTGCTCCTTCAAAAAAAACCTTTTTACCTTCTTTTATGTATTTTTGAATCATGTATGAGGTATCAACGACAGAATCTGCTATTTTGGAAAAATTGACTTTATGTTGCTCAAGTTGTTTATTTAGTAAATCTCTGGTGTCTGAGTTAGTGAAGACTTTATTCTCATGACACAGTTTGTAGGTTAACTTTGACAACAACTTCTCGAAATTATCCcaatttaacatttctcCTATCTAAATCATAATCAACAGTGTCatttatttgtatatattttaatgtgtaattgtgtaaaaaagtaCTTGAATGCC
This region includes:
- a CDS encoding Adenylosuccinate synthetase family protein, producing MVEKRCYDAVNDKVVLISGMQWGDEGKGKLVSLLSKDFDLVARYNGGHNSGHELFLDGVKYKLHLLPCGCLYPNTVNVLGNGVVVHLESLINEIDNLTKLGVDLTNRLFISERAHLVFDLHIAVDAQLENEQGEHSTSIGTTKRGIGPTNSTKCKRTGIQIGEMLNWDNFEKLLSKLTYKLCHENKVFTNSDTRDLLNKQLEQHKVNFSKIADSVVDTSYMIQKYIKEGKKVFFEGANGSLLDLALGTYPYVTSSNTTTSGVYNGLGINPNVKILKVGVLKAYQTRVGKGPFPTELFDENFNKLQKFGAEFGVTTGRVRRCGWLDLVAAKYVQNFSGFDLINLSKLDILSQFDEIKLCTHYKHKLTGKLLEEGRYPSCCYQYDEYEPVYKTMPGWKTDISKFKTFEELPQNAQNYVLFIEEYLGVFIYWIGTGRDVNSMIVRT